Proteins encoded within one genomic window of Gloeobacter kilaueensis JS1:
- a CDS encoding DUF2231 domain-containing protein, with translation MFGIQLNDYNLPYPGFIGSSIHPIIVHFAIAMVLFSVLFDWLGHFSHRPRLLNVGWYNLIAACAAIVGAIFFGQLEAGLANETLGMRPVLSWHTLIGWGLGAIVLVLAAWRGVMRYRNPDRINPAYLGAGLVVVGMVCYQLFLGTQLVWIYGVHVKPVVEADRQGALR, from the coding sequence ATGTTCGGTATTCAGCTCAACGACTACAATCTGCCCTATCCCGGATTTATCGGCAGTTCTATTCATCCGATCATCGTGCATTTTGCGATTGCGATGGTCCTCTTCTCGGTCCTCTTTGACTGGCTGGGACATTTTTCTCACAGGCCACGCCTTTTGAACGTAGGTTGGTACAACCTGATCGCTGCCTGTGCGGCAATCGTTGGGGCAATCTTCTTTGGCCAGTTGGAGGCGGGCCTGGCGAACGAGACGCTCGGTATGCGTCCGGTCCTGAGCTGGCACACGCTGATTGGCTGGGGACTGGGGGCGATTGTGCTGGTGCTGGCCGCCTGGCGCGGGGTGATGCGCTACCGCAATCCGGACCGGATCAATCCTGCCTACCTTGGGGCCGGGCTCGTCGTCGTCGGGATGGTCTGCTATCAGCTCTTTTTGGGCACGCAACTGGTCTGGATCTACGGCGTCCACGTCAAGCCGGTGGTCGAAGCGGACAGGCAGGGGGCACTGCGATGA